CACTACTTCCATCACGGTCATCTTGGAAATCGCTTCTACGATCTCTGCCTTGTCTATTGCCATGGCTCCAACTCCTCTTTTACTTCTCCATCGCTCGCATTATCCAGGGCCGCCTCCTCGCGAACGCGGCGCCCGAACCTGTCGCCTACGTCCTACGCGCCCGTACCGGCACCATTGCCATTGCCGCCATTGCCCCGCACCGCCCTCAAAACCAGCAACAGGCGCACGGGGATTTGCCGCAACAGGGTCGCCAACCGACCCGGCGGCGCCCGCATAACCGCCATCAGGCGGGCAATGGCCTGTTCGCGGGTCGGCAAGTCGGCCAACCGCCCGATATCGCCAGGGGCCAAAAGCTTGCCCTCCAGGGCCACCTCGCGGACGATCAGGGCCTCGTGTTCCTGGGCGAAATCCCGGAACAGCCGGGCCGCGGTGCCGAGTTCTCCAGACGTAAACGCCAGCAACAGGGGGCCCGAAAGCCCCGGCTCCAAACAGGCAAAGCGCCCTCCGCTCAAGGCGCGCCGCGCCAGGGTGTTCTTGACCACGCGCAAGTACACGCCCTGCTCGCGGGCCGACCGCCGCAACGCATTCAGTTCTCCCGCCGTCAGCCCGCGATACTCGGCGGCAATGGCAAGCCCCGCATCCGCCGCCGTTGCGGCGACCTCCTGGACTACGGCCTGCTTGCGGGCCAGGGCAAGACTCACGGCAGCCTCCCGCGGCGCCGCATCCGGCAAGGCTTGCCATGGCGGTCCCCGGTTGGCATCAGAGCGCCAGCGAACCCGGTTCGATAGTCAGCCCGGGACCCATCGTGGTGGAGACCGCGATCTTCCTCAGGTAACTTCCCTTTGCGGCGCTCGGCTTTAATTTCGCCAGATCGGCCAGCAAGGTCTCCAGATTCTCCTTGAGCGCCTGCGCCTCGAAGGAAACCTTGCCAATCCCGCAATGAATAATGCCTGCCTTGTCAGTCCGGTACCGGACCTGGCCGCCCTTGGCATTGTTGACGGCCTTGGCCACGTCGCTGGCAACCGTTCCCACCTTGGGATTGGGCATAAGCCCGCGCGGACCGATGATCTGACCGCACTTGCCAACCAGAGGCATTGCCTCGGGCGTGGCAATCAGCGTGTCGAAGTCCAGCTTCCCTTCCTGGATTCGCTTCAGCAGATCCTCGTAACCAACGATCTCGGCGCCCGCCTCCTTTGCCTGTTGCGCTTGCTCCCCCTGGGCGAACACCGCCACCCGGATCTTCCGGCCGGTGCCATTCGGCAATATCGAACTGCCCCGTACGATCTGGTCGGACTTGCGCGGGTCAACGCCCAGGCGGACGCTGGCATCCACCGACTCCGGGAAACGGGCCGTCGCGCATTCCTTGAGCAGACGAAATGCGTCGAGCGCGGGATAGCGCCGGGTATGCTCGACCTTCTCGGAAATGGCCTTGAACCGCTTGGATTGCCTGCTCACTTCAGGCGTCCTCCACCTCGATGCCCATACTTCTCGCTGTCCCTATGACTGTGCGTACCGCGGAATCGAGATCCGCGGCGGTAAGATCGCCCCGCTTCATGCGCGCGATTTCTTCCGCCTGTCGGCGCGCGATCTTTCCCTTCTTTTCCGTGTTCGGGGTAGGGCTGCCGCCGCTCACTCCCGCCGCCTTCTTGAGCAGATGGGAAGCGGGCGGCGATTTGAGGACAAACGCAAAACTCTTGTCGCTGTAAACCGTGAGCACCACGGGGATCGGCAACCCTTCCTCCATCGCTTTCGTCCGCTCGTTGAAGTCCTTGCAGAACTCCATGGAGTTTACGCCGCGCTGCCCGAGAGCGGGCCCTACCGGAGGCCCCGGGGTGGCCTTTCCCGCCGGAACCTGCAACTTGATTTGTCCTGCGACCTGTTTTGCCATTGCGTTATCTCGTCCTCATTCGGCCCGCGGCCAGCGCCAGAAGCCGAAGGGCGCTACTCCTTCCCCACCTGGTCGAAACCAAGTTCCACGGGCGTGGAGCGTCCGAATATCAGAACCGCCACCTTGAGGCGGTTCTTCTCGTAGTCCGCTTCCTCTACAACACCGTTGAAGTCCTTGAACACTCCGTCCGTAACCCGCACCACTTCGCCCGGTTCGTAAATGAACCGCGGCTTGGGCTGCTCTATGCCGTCCTCAATTCGCTGCAGGATATCGGCGGCTTCCTTGTCGCTGATCGGGGCAGGCAGCCGGTCGCTGGTATCGCCGACAAATCCCAGGATCTTCGGAGCGGATTTGACC
This genomic window from Gammaproteobacteria bacterium contains:
- the rplJ gene encoding 50S ribosomal protein L10 translates to MSLALARKQAVVQEVAATAADAGLAIAAEYRGLTAGELNALRRSAREQGVYLRVVKNTLARRALSGGRFACLEPGLSGPLLLAFTSGELGTAARLFRDFAQEHEALIVREVALEGKLLAPGDIGRLADLPTREQAIARLMAVMRAPPGRLATLLRQIPVRLLLVLRAVRGNGGNGNGAGTGA
- the rplA gene encoding 50S ribosomal protein L1: MSRQSKRFKAISEKVEHTRRYPALDAFRLLKECATARFPESVDASVRLGVDPRKSDQIVRGSSILPNGTGRKIRVAVFAQGEQAQQAKEAGAEIVGYEDLLKRIQEGKLDFDTLIATPEAMPLVGKCGQIIGPRGLMPNPKVGTVASDVAKAVNNAKGGQVRYRTDKAGIIHCGIGKVSFEAQALKENLETLLADLAKLKPSAAKGSYLRKIAVSTTMGPGLTIEPGSLAL
- the rplK gene encoding 50S ribosomal protein L11, giving the protein MAKQVAGQIKLQVPAGKATPGPPVGPALGQRGVNSMEFCKDFNERTKAMEEGLPIPVVLTVYSDKSFAFVLKSPPASHLLKKAAGVSGGSPTPNTEKKGKIARRQAEEIARMKRGDLTAADLDSAVRTVIGTARSMGIEVEDA
- the nusG gene encoding transcription termination/antitermination protein NusG; the protein is MAMNWYVVHAYSGYENQVRRSLVERIRHSNLQDQFGKILVPTEEVVEMRGGQKRKSDRKFFPGYVLVQMQMNEDTWHLVKSAPKILGFVGDTSDRLPAPISDKEAADILQRIEDGIEQPKPRFIYEPGEVVRVTDGVFKDFNGVVEEADYEKNRLKVAVLIFGRSTPVELGFDQVGKE